From the genome of Methanoregula boonei 6A8:
TACCAGAGTGGCTCGAACCTGAACCGATAAATAGGTTGGCATCAGGAGCGGGGGGCTTTACTCAGGGGTGTTGTCTTTCCTTGTTTGCTCCCGACAGGATACCCCGGGCTGCGCAGTGTCCTGTAGAAAACGCGGCCTGGAGGTTAAACCCGCCGGTATCCCCATCGATATCGAGCACCTCCCCGGCAAAAAAAAGGCCGGGTACCAGTCTCGATTCCATGGTTTTGGGATTCACCTCATCAAGTGCAACACCGCCCCGGGTTACCATGGCAACAGAAAGATTGCCTACTGATGAAACCCGGACCGGGTATTCCGTGAGCATGCTGATCAACCGGTTGCGGGCGGCAGCGGTCAGGTGGGCCCCGGTACTGTCGGCCGGAACACCCGCACATTCCGGGAGAAGACGGGCCAGCCGTTCGGGAATTCCAAGCCCGGCAACAAGGGACTTGATCGCTTTTGAAGGTGAACGGGCAATGGCAGCAAGGATCTCGCGTTCCAGCGCATCGCGCCTGACAGACCCGGAAAACGCTATCCGGATCTCGTCACCGGCCCGTATGTCCCGGGAGCAGTCAAGAATGCCAGGACCGGAGAGGCCGGTGTGCGTAAAGAGCAGGTCACCGTTTCCTTCCATAATCCTGCGGCCGTTGCGCCAGAGTGAGAACGGGAGCGCAGGAAAGGTTATCCCGGCAAGTGAGGAAAACGGGAACGGTTCTGCAATAACCGGGGAAAGTGCAGGGCCAACATCAGTAATCGTATGGCCAAGAGACGCCGCGATCCGGTACCCGTCACCGGTGGAGCCTGTCTTTGGGTACGAGGCCCCTCCCGTGGCAAGGACAAGGTGCCGGGCGTATACCCACCCGGCCGATATTTGAACCCTGAAACCGGGATTTGCAATCTCAACCTGCCGGACGGGTTCCCCACATTTGAGGATAACTTCCCTGAGCTCGCATTCCCGGATAAGGAGCGCGGTAATATCGGCGGCGTTACGACTTCTGGGAAAGATCTTCCCCCCCGGCGTTGTCTCAAAAGAAAGGCCGCGTTCCTCAAAAAATCCGATTAGGGCCTTGTTGGTGAAGGATAACAGGGACGGTTTGAGGAACTGGCCGTGCGAACCGTACCGGGAAAAGAACGATCGGATATCTCCCTCGTGAGTGAGATTGCACTGGCCGGTACCGGAGATGTTAAGTTTCGCTCCTGGCGTGGCGTTTTTCTCGAGTAAGAGTACGCGGGTTTGCGGGGCCGCAGCATGGATCGCACAGAAAATGCCGGCCGGACCGGCACCGGCAATTACCGTATCGTACTTTTCCAAAAGGGCACCTGTGTACGGATTATCTCGCTTTTCCGGCAGATGAACCTTGCATTATATCACCATCAAGAGCAGGTTTTTGTAAGTCAGGTACATCGAACGATCGCAGTTTCCGGGAAGCCGGAGGGACTACCGCACAAGGGACCTAATTACACTTTTTCCGGAACCATTCTGCATAATGATGGCGCAGCTCCGCGGCCTCTTCCGGGGTAAAATCCTTCTTTTTATGGGTATGGAGGTGTTTTTCCATCTGCCGGATGATGTGTTCGGCATCATGGTAATCCCCGACCTCAAGGTACGCGGGCACCTTGGCAACCTCGAACGCATGCCCGCAGGCCGGGCAGAGTTTCCACTTCTGGAACCGGTCCACATAGGAGAACGCCCTGCATCCCGGACACCGGAGGATGAGGTACATAGGCATGAGGTCATCTGTGTGACCTCTATAAAAATATATTGATATCCGGGTCAGGGATTCCGGAAATGTATCCTGCCGGGAAAAACAGGGAGAACTGTTATACCATAATGCCAAACGAAATCCCTATATGGTGCGATTACCCCATACACAGGGATTATGGAAAATATCGCTGTCACAGGTATCCGGGGACTTCCCCTCATAAAATCCGGTGATAATATTCCCGCGATGATCTGTGAGAAAGTGGAGATACACAATGGAGATATCCTGTCTCTTGCTTCCACGATCTACTCAAAAGCCAAGGGCTATACCAAATCCCTTTCCGAGATCACCCCTTCACCGCAGGCTGTCCGGCTGGGAAAACTCAACGGGGAAGACCCCCGGTTTGTCCAGGCCGTTCTCGATGCCTCAAAGGAGATCCTCATGGAGCATCCTTTTATTCTCTCCGAACTTCCATTCGGCCACATCGGAGTCCGGGCAGGGGTGGACCAGAGCAACATCGATGATGGCCACGTGATCTTCCTCCCACCGGACCCGATGCAGGCGGCAGCGGAGGTAAGGGAGGAGATCAAAAGGATCACCGGAAAAACCATCGGTGTGATCATCACCGATACCTGCGGGAGATCCTTCAGGCGGGGCCAGACCGGGCATGCCATCGGGTGGAGCGGGTTTACCGCGATCCGGGACTTCCGGGGAGATACTGATC
Proteins encoded in this window:
- a CDS encoding BaiN/RdsA family NAD(P)/FAD-dependent oxidoreductase — translated: MEKYDTVIAGAGPAGIFCAIHAAAPQTRVLLLEKNATPGAKLNISGTGQCNLTHEGDIRSFFSRYGSHGQFLKPSLLSFTNKALIGFFEERGLSFETTPGGKIFPRSRNAADITALLIRECELREVILKCGEPVRQVEIANPGFRVQISAGWVYARHLVLATGGASYPKTGSTGDGYRIAASLGHTITDVGPALSPVIAEPFPFSSLAGITFPALPFSLWRNGRRIMEGNGDLLFTHTGLSGPGILDCSRDIRAGDEIRIAFSGSVRRDALEREILAAIARSPSKAIKSLVAGLGIPERLARLLPECAGVPADSTGAHLTAAARNRLISMLTEYPVRVSSVGNLSVAMVTRGGVALDEVNPKTMESRLVPGLFFAGEVLDIDGDTGGFNLQAAFSTGHCAARGILSGANKERQHP
- a CDS encoding DUF1922 domain-containing protein is translated as MYLILRCPGCRAFSYVDRFQKWKLCPACGHAFEVAKVPAYLEVGDYHDAEHIIRQMEKHLHTHKKKDFTPEEAAELRHHYAEWFRKKCN
- a CDS encoding coenzyme F420-0:L-glutamate ligase, translating into MENIAVTGIRGLPLIKSGDNIPAMICEKVEIHNGDILSLASTIYSKAKGYTKSLSEITPSPQAVRLGKLNGEDPRFVQAVLDASKEILMEHPFILSELPFGHIGVRAGVDQSNIDDGHVIFLPPDPMQAAAEVREEIKRITGKTIGVIITDTCGRSFRRGQTGHAIGWSGFTAIRDFRGDTDLFGHKLKITEEAVVDEIAGFANFVMGESNNGVPAVIFHNCPSWTGHDEIYFSKSEDITRKLLKGHNPS